The genomic segment CTCACCCTGGGGCTCGCCACGCTCGGGGTGAACACCCTCCTGCTGTACCTCGTGGTCTGGTCCCTCGGGATCCCGCACGGTGGGATCGTGGCCCTCTTTGCGGTTTCCCTCTTCCTCTCCGTCCTGGGTGTGCTTTTGGCCGCGGTGATGGGGCCCTAGACCCATGCAGTTCGTGATCATCACGGGGCTTTCCGGAGCGGGCAAGTCCACCGCGGTGCACGTCTTCGAGGACATGGGGTACTTCTGCGTGGACAACCTGCCGCCTGTCCTGGTGCCCCGGTTTGCGGAGCTGGTGAGTCGGTCCCACGGGCGGGTGGACCGGGTGGCGGTGGTGATGGACATCCGCAGCGGAGAGTTCTTCGATGAGATCGAGGACGCCCTCCGAGCCCTGGACGAGCGTCGACTCCCCTATCGCGTCCTCTTCCTGGACGCTTCGGACGAGGTCCTGGTCCGCCGGTTCAAGGAGACCCGTCGCAAGCATCCCCTCGCCCCGAGCGGGTCCGTGCTGGAGGGAATTCAAGCGGAGCGGAGGCGCCTGGAGACCCTACGGGAGCGGGCCCACAAGATCGTGGACACCAGCACCCTTACCCCTCAGGCCCTGCGGACGGAGCTCCAGGCAGAGTTCGGGCCGACTTCGGAGCGGGCCCTCACCATCACCGTGCTCTCCTTCGGGTATAAGCACGGACTGCCCATGGACGCGGACCTGGTCTTCGACGTGCGCTTTCTCCCCAATCCCCACTACGTGCCCGAGCTACGTCCTCACCCGGGAACCCATCCGGAGGTGCGGGCCTACGTGCTCGCCTCCCCGGAGGCCCAGACCTTCCGGGGGCAGATGCTGGAGATGGTCTCCTTCCTGCTCCCGCACTTCATCCGGGAGGGGAAGTCGCACCTGGTGATCGCCATCGGGTGCACGGGGGGACGGCACCGGTCCGTGGTCTTCGCGGAGGAGCTGGGAAGCCACCTCCGGGAATTGGGCTATGCGGTTCGGATCCGGCACCGGGACCTGGATCGGGAGTGAGGCATGAGGCAGGCGGTGATCCGGGTGCGCCTTCCGCTTCGGGTGCGCCAGTTCGCCAAGTGGCTGGTTCCGGGAATCCGCGTCAAGCGGTTCCTGGCCCTGGTGCTGTTGGGCGTCCTTCTGGTGACCGGGGGGACCTTGCTCCTCCTAAGCCGTCTCCCTCTTCGGAGGAGTCTACTGGAGCGGATCGGTGCGCTCCCGGACGGAGCGGTCCTGGGCTCGGGCACGGCCCTGGTCGTCCTGGGCCTCTATGGAGTCTTCCTCGGAGTGCGGGCCACCATCCGATCCGTGGCCGGCGTCTTCCTGCCCCGGGGGGACCACCGACTCGTGGAGCTGCTGGTCCAGCACCGAGCTGTTCCCCGAGGTCCCCGCATCGTGGCCATCGGAGGCGGGACCGGACTTTCGACCCTCCTGCGGGGCCTCAAGGCCTATGCCGCCCACCTCACCGCGGTGGTGACGGTCACCGATGACGGGGGGAGTTCGGGACGCCTCCGGCGGGAACTGGGAATCCTCCCCCCGGGGGACATCAACGACTGCCTGGTGGCCTTGGCAGAGGTGGAGCCCGTGATGACCCGCCTGTTCCAGTACCGCTTCGACCGAGGGGACCTGGCGGGTCACTCCTTCGGCAATCTGTTCCTGGCCAGCATGGTGGGGGTAGGGGGGGACCTCGTGTCCGCGGTGCGGCTGGCGAGTCGCGTGCTCGCCATCCGGGGACAGGTCCTTCCGGCCACCGCGGATCACGCGGTGCTGGGGGCGGAGTTCGCGGACGGGACCGTGGTGGAAGGAGAATCCACCATCCCGCAGCTCCGCAAGCCCATCCGCCGGGTCTACCTGAATCCCCCGAACGTGCGTGCGGTTCCCGAGGTCCTGGAGGCCCTGGTCCAGGCAGACCTCATCCTGCTGGGCCCCGGGAGCCTCTTCACCTCCGTGCTCCCCAACCTTCTGGTTCCGGGCATCGCGGAGGCCCTCCGGAGGGCCTCCGCGCCCGTGGTGTACATCGTGAACGTCATGACCCAGCCCGGGGAGACGGACGGGTTCCGGGCCTCCGATCACGTGCGGACGGTGGTGGAGCACCTCGGGACCGGGGTGGTGGATGTGGCCCTGGTCAATACCCAGATGCCCCGCAACCGGGCCGTGCTGGAACGCTACCGGGAACAGGGTGCCTTCCCCGTGGAGCCCGACCTGGAGCGGATCCGGCATCTGGGCGTGGAGGCGGTGGGACGCCCCCTGATGAGCGAGACGGACCTCTTGCGTCACGACCCGGCCCGTCTGGCCCAGGCGGTCCTGGAGATCTTCGAGCGCCTCCTCCACCGCCGGCGTCCGGTGCGGGTGAGCGTGATCAATCCGTAGCTGGTTTTGTTTGCTTGACATGAGGAGAAGGGGAGCCCTATGATGCGCCTGGACCGTCAGGACCGGATTGCCCACCGGATGATGGTTCCGGCATCCGCTGCCGCGGTGTAAAGGGTTCCGTTCGAGGGGGTAAACCGACGCTCCGGAGGCCATGGCGGGACAGGTCCTCTGTCTTGCCGGACGGAGAGATCCGAGGTGAGGGAGGTGCCGTTCGACTGGGCATACGTGGCGGCCTTCGCGCTGCTGGGTAGCCTCCTGGCGGCATTGCCGTTCGCCGTGGTCTGGTTGCTGGCCCCCCGAAGTTCGTATTCCCAAAAGCGGTTGACCTACGAGTCCGGTGTGATCCCCTTCGGGGAGGCATGGGCCCAGTTCCACGTGCGTTACTACCTCTACAGTTTGGTGTTTCTCCTCTTCGATATCGAGGTGATCTTCATCTATCCGTGGACCGTGGTCCTCCGGCAGCTGGGGCCCCTCGCCTTCGTGGAGATGCTGGTCTTCATCGTCGTTCTCGCGGTGGGCCTCGCATACGCGTGGCGGAAGGGAGGGCTGGAGTGGACGTGATGGCGGAGGCGATCCGCATGGTCCTCTCCGTGGTGATCGTGTTCACCTTCGTGGCGGTTGGGGTGGCGCTCTTCCTGGTGCTGATGGAGCGGAAGGTGAGCGCGTGGGTCCAGGCCCGCATCGGACCTCGCCATGTGGGACCCTACGGGACCCTGCAGACCCTGGCGGATCTCCTGAAGCTCCTGCAGAAGGAGCACATCCTGCCCGCGGGCGCGGATCGCCTGATGTTCGGCGTCGCACCCGTGGTGGTGGCGGTGGCCGCCCTCATGAGCTATGTGGTGCTCCCCTGGGGGCCGGGCGTCATCGTACGGGACCTCGGGGTCGGGGTCCTGTACTTCGCCGCGGTCCTCTCCCTGGAAGTGGTGGGGATCCTCACCGCGGGATGGGCTTCCAATAACAAGTACGCACTCCTCGGGGGGTTGCGATCCGCCGCCCAGATGGTTTCCTATGAACTTCCTCTGGGGTTTTCCATCCTCACGGTGGCCACCATCGCGGGGACCCTCTCCACGGTCCGTATCGTGGAGGCCCAACCCTATCCCTGGTACACGTATCCCTCCGTCCTCCTGGCGGGCCTCGTGTTCTTGGTGGCGGCCACCGCGGAAAGCAACCGGATCCCCTTCGACCTCCCGGAGGCGGAGTCGGAGCTGGTGGCCGGGTATTTCTCCGAGTATTCCCCCCTCAGGTTTGCCCTGTTCCAGCTCGGGGAGTACGGATCCCTGTTCGCCACCTCGGCCCTCTTCGTGACCCTGTTCCTGGGGGGCTGGCGGGGCCCGTTCGAGATCCCTCTCGTGGGGCCCGTGGTGGACGGCATCTTCTGGTTTCTGCTGAAGACCTACGCGGTGGTGTTCTTCTTCATGTGGGTGCGGTGGACGTATCCGCGCTTCCGGATCGACCAGCTGCTGAACGTCTCGTGGAAGCTCCTGTTGCCCCTGAGCCTTGCGAACCTCCTCCTGGCGGGATTGCTGGTGACGTGGAGCGGGTGAGATGGCGGAGGCCGTGGCCTTCTACGGACTGACCGCGGTGGCCCTGGGGGCCGCCCTCGTGGTGGTGCTCTCCCGGAACATGGTGCACGCCGCGGTGTCCCTGATCCCCGTGCTCCTGGCGGTGGCGGGCTACTACGTGCTGCTGGGTGCGGAATTCGTGGCCGCCATCCAGATCCTCATCTACGCGGGGGCCATCACCGTGCTCATCCTGTTCGTGATCCTCCTCACGGAGGGCGCCACGGGCGTACGGGTCCGGCCCCGGAACGAGCAGGTGCCCCTGGGGGCCCTCGTCTGCTTGGCCCTGGCGGTCCTGCTCATCGCGGTTCTCACCCGGACCCCCTGGCCTCAGGCCCAGGGCACCCTTCCCGACTACAATCCGGGGGCCGTGGGTCAGAGTTTTCTCACCGCGTACGTGCTGCCCTTTGAGGTCACGTCCCTGCTGATCGTGGCGTGTCTGGTGGGGGCCATCGTGGTGGCGCGCAGGGAGGCATGATCGGACTCGGACACTACCTCGTCTCCGGTGCCCTCTTGTTCGCCGTGGGTCTCTTCGCGGTGCTCACCCGGCGCAGCGCGGTGGCCATCCTCATGGGCATCGAGCTCATGCTGAACGCGGCCAACATCAATTTCGTGGCCTTCACCAAGTTCGTCTCCCCGGAATTGGTGCGGGGGCACATCGCGGCCCTCGTCGTCATCACCCTGGCCGCGTGCGAGGCCGCGGTGGGACTGGCGCTCGTGATCAGCGCCTACCGACACCTGGAGACCGTGCAGGTGGACGAGATCAACCTTATGAAGTGGTAGGAGGACCATGAGCGCCTGGGCCTGGCTCATCCCGCTCTTTCCCCTCCTCGGATACGGGGTTCTCATCGCCTGGGGCAGGAGGCTCGGGGATCGGTCGCCTTGGGTGGCGCTGGGCGCCATGTTCCTGGCGACCCTGACGGCCCTGCTGGTGTTCGGGGAGCAGCTCCGAGGGGCGGAGCCGTATGTGTGGCGGACGGTCTGGGCCGTGGGGGGGGACCGGGAGATCACCGCGGGATACACCGTGGATCGCCTGTCCGCCACCATGGCCCTCATGGTCACCGTGGTGGGCACCCTCATCTTCGTGTACTCCGTGGGCTACATGCGGGGAGATCCCTACTACAGTCGGTTCTTCGCCTTCCTCAGCCTCTTCTGCGCAGGGATGCTCACCACGGTCCTCGCCAACAGCTTCGTGGTGCTCCTGCTGGGTTGGGAGATCATCGGGCTGTGCTCGTATCTCCTCATCGGCTTCTACTTCCGGCGGCGTTCCGCCA from the Armatimonadota bacterium genome contains:
- the rapZ gene encoding RNase adapter RapZ: MQFVIITGLSGAGKSTAVHVFEDMGYFCVDNLPPVLVPRFAELVSRSHGRVDRVAVVMDIRSGEFFDEIEDALRALDERRLPYRVLFLDASDEVLVRRFKETRRKHPLAPSGSVLEGIQAERRRLETLRERAHKIVDTSTLTPQALRTELQAEFGPTSERALTITVLSFGYKHGLPMDADLVFDVRFLPNPHYVPELRPHPGTHPEVRAYVLASPEAQTFRGQMLEMVSFLLPHFIREGKSHLVIAIGCTGGRHRSVVFAEELGSHLRELGYAVRIRHRDLDRE
- a CDS encoding YvcK family protein, which produces MRQAVIRVRLPLRVRQFAKWLVPGIRVKRFLALVLLGVLLVTGGTLLLLSRLPLRRSLLERIGALPDGAVLGSGTALVVLGLYGVFLGVRATIRSVAGVFLPRGDHRLVELLVQHRAVPRGPRIVAIGGGTGLSTLLRGLKAYAAHLTAVVTVTDDGGSSGRLRRELGILPPGDINDCLVALAEVEPVMTRLFQYRFDRGDLAGHSFGNLFLASMVGVGGDLVSAVRLASRVLAIRGQVLPATADHAVLGAEFADGTVVEGESTIPQLRKPIRRVYLNPPNVRAVPEVLEALVQADLILLGPGSLFTSVLPNLLVPGIAEALRRASAPVVYIVNVMTQPGETDGFRASDHVRTVVEHLGTGVVDVALVNTQMPRNRAVLERYREQGAFPVEPDLERIRHLGVEAVGRPLMSETDLLRHDPARLAQAVLEIFERLLHRRRPVRVSVINP
- a CDS encoding NADH-quinone oxidoreductase subunit A — translated: MAAFALLGSLLAALPFAVVWLLAPRSSYSQKRLTYESGVIPFGEAWAQFHVRYYLYSLVFLLFDIEVIFIYPWTVVLRQLGPLAFVEMLVFIVVLAVGLAYAWRKGGLEWT
- the nuoH gene encoding NADH-quinone oxidoreductase subunit NuoH, translating into MAEAIRMVLSVVIVFTFVAVGVALFLVLMERKVSAWVQARIGPRHVGPYGTLQTLADLLKLLQKEHILPAGADRLMFGVAPVVVAVAALMSYVVLPWGPGVIVRDLGVGVLYFAAVLSLEVVGILTAGWASNNKYALLGGLRSAAQMVSYELPLGFSILTVATIAGTLSTVRIVEAQPYPWYTYPSVLLAGLVFLVAATAESNRIPFDLPEAESELVAGYFSEYSPLRFALFQLGEYGSLFATSALFVTLFLGGWRGPFEIPLVGPVVDGIFWFLLKTYAVVFFFMWVRWTYPRFRIDQLLNVSWKLLLPLSLANLLLAGLLVTWSG
- a CDS encoding NADH-quinone oxidoreductase subunit J, giving the protein MAEAVAFYGLTAVALGAALVVVLSRNMVHAAVSLIPVLLAVAGYYVLLGAEFVAAIQILIYAGAITVLILFVILLTEGATGVRVRPRNEQVPLGALVCLALAVLLIAVLTRTPWPQAQGTLPDYNPGAVGQSFLTAYVLPFEVTSLLIVACLVGAIVVARREA
- the nuoK gene encoding NADH-quinone oxidoreductase subunit NuoK, with translation MIGLGHYLVSGALLFAVGLFAVLTRRSAVAILMGIELMLNAANINFVAFTKFVSPELVRGHIAALVVITLAACEAAVGLALVISAYRHLETVQVDEINLMKW